A segment of the Chryseobacterium vaccae genome:
ACATTTTTCAACGTATTTGCCAATCTGAGTTATGTACACCGTGAAAGAAGTATTCAGAATAACTCCAGATTCGAGAAAGTAGTAACAGACCCGTCAAATCCGGATGCGTATACCGTATCACAGATTAACAGCCTTTTCAATTCCGATTATGAGGAGAAATCATACTCAGGAATGTTCAGAATAGGGAAAAAGTTCACCAAATGGATGAATACCCGTTTATCAGGAACCTTATCTTATTCAGATTATTATACATTCACCAACACATTAAACAGCCCGGATGTTCAGGTGGTTAACAGCAATAGTTTTACCCAGAACTATACCTTGAATAACCAGTTTACCATTAAGAAAAGCTTAGAACTGAACATCGGATTAAATGCAACATTCAGCAAGTTCAAATCTTTGACGGAACAGAATTTTGATGGCTGGAGACCGTTTGCGGATGTATCATGGTCTATCAATAGCAAATTACTGCTTCAATCCGATTTCTCTTACCGTATTCAGAACCGTGACGGACAAAGAATAAATGAAGCCAAAGAACTGAACGCTTCTTTACGATACAACATTGCCAAGAAAGTATATGTTACCCTGATTGGAGGAAACTTACTGGGAAATGGAGCCGTAGTGAGCAACGCATTTAATGATATTTACGTAGAAACTACAACCAAAAATGTATTAGGAAGATATTTCATGGTGAATGTCCGATATAAATTTTAAACCAAAGTATCGGTTCTGCATTCTCTCCGCAGCCCAAAGACCGGTACACCAACAATAAAGCATATTCTCTCTAGCGCAAGGGAAAAGAATCACTGATCAGATTCTTTTCCCTGCGCTTTTTTGTTGATATCATTACAGGATATCCCGTTAGTTTTTTACCGGCAGAATTCCTTTTTTCTGGTAAACACCAATAAGATAGCCTGCAGAATTTTCTATCTTCAGTTTTCTCTGTCTTATCTTTTCGTTCAGGTCTGTGATTAAGATATCAAAGTCTTTTTCTTTCTCTTTTTCGGAAATCAGTTCAGCCTGTTCCTGGCTAAAACCATACATCACCAATTTGGAGATGAATTTCTGAGTCTTGAGGGGCTTTTCAAAATCAATCTCCAGCTGTTTAAACTTCTGAGAATTGATATGCAGGATAATCCAGTAAAACTCCCGACCTCTTTTTTTAAGCTCATAATCAATCTCAATATCCGTATTCTCTGAAATCTGCTTTCGGGCGATATCAAGAACCTTAATTTTAAAATCACTGATTCTTTCAAACTGCTCATTTCCCTTTTTATCAATCAATCCAAGCATTTGTTTTAATTCCTGGATTTCAAAACGCTTAGTTCCAACGTTTCTCCATTGGCGGGCAATAGCGTACAACCTCTTGGCATATTTGGAAGAACAGTTTAAAACAGATTTCAGCTGCAATGCCGTGAAATTATTTTTCAGATCAAAAAAATAAGGCTTGGCGCTTTCATTAATCTTGATCTTAAAAGAGCCTGTGCCCTTCATATAATCTACATATTCAAATAACCAGAGCTGGCGGTATACTTCAGGCGTTTCAATTTCAAACAGTCTGCTGCCTATTTCTGCCGTTGCATCTCTCAGCTGTTTATAGTTCCATTTTCGTCCCGTTATTTCTTCTATATCGTGAGTATGAATCGTGTATTCCAGTTTTTCCTTTTCCAGGCAGGAAAGAACCATAAAGAGAATATCAAGCATGCAGGCAGAGTAATCATATCTCCCGGAGGTGATTACATTATGCTGATAAACCAGTCTGTCATCAGTGCCTGTATCAAGTAGTTCCATAAATATCATTTTAGAGTGACAAATATAAGCAAAAACGACATATAAAAACATCTGTCATATATAAATGTCGAATCCTGCTTATAAAAAGTCGTTTTTAGCTTATAAAAAGTCGTTTTAAACTTATAAAAAGTCGTTTTAAACTTATAAAAAGTCGTTTTTAGCTTATAAAAGGTCGTTTTTAAGTTTGTAATTTATTGATTTTAAATAAGTTACAAGACCTTAAAATAATAAAGTATTAAAGTATTAAAATATTTAAAAATAACGTTTGTTAAAAAAGAGATTTATTTAATCAGGGTTTCCGCGAATTTTTACCTGTCATTTTGTCATCTGCGGAGTGAAAGAAAAACAAAAAAAAGAAAAACAAAAAAGACTCAGAAATTTCTGGGCCGGCGGGGTTGTTATGTTATGCATAATAAATTGATAGATAAACTCTATCTTTTCCCGGAAATGAAGCTGTCTATCCATCCTGTTTTTGATCGGCGTTATTAAAATATTTTTCATCAATGGCCTTATTGATCATTTTTTTCAGGCTTATATTTTGTTCTGCTGAGAGTACTCTCAACGTTTTTAATTTTTCTGCAGGAATATGGAGCGAAAAAAGAATTTCGTCCTTTTTTTCTTTCACCGGAACCACTTTTTGTACCGGTGTTTTAATCTGTGATTGCTTTGCTTTGCCTATCAGCGCGGTAAAATCTTGCTTTGCCATGTTTTTATATAATTATATAATTATATAAATATATAAATATATATTTATTTGATTGCAATGGTTAAAACTTCTTTTGTTAGAGCATCAATTTGCTTCTGTGCTTTATTATTGTTATCCACTCCATTAATTAAAACAGATCGGGAAAACGCCACCAGGTCGGACATCATATTTTTGGAAACCCGAACATTGTATTCGTTTAATTGATCTTTTATTTCATCCGTAAGCGTGGTATTGGGTTTCACCATATTGAAAACAATAACTGCTTTTTCTTCGTTTCCGGACTGTTCAATCATATCAATGGTACTTTTAATGGCTAGAAGATCCAGAACCCCGGCTTTGGTTGGAATAATAATGACATCTGCAAGATCACAAAGCTCCGGCAGTTTATTAGAAAGATAAGGGGGCGTATCTATGAAGATAAAATCAAAATCTGAATTCTGAATTTCTTTTAACTGGTCCTCAAGAAAAATAGGAACATCAGACAAATCCCGGACTTGGTATAAAGAGCCCTGGGCATCAAAATCAATAATACAGACTTTTGCACTCTCCTTAAGATTAGCGGCAAGATTGAATGTTAGTGTTGATTTTCCTACCCCTCCTTTCTGATGGGTTGTTAATATAATTTTAGCCATACCTTATATAATTACACAAATATATAAATATATAATTATATAAATATATATTTATATAAAATTGAGTTTTATTTTGATTATCAATTAGTTATAATATGTTTTTTTAATGATCTAAACATACTTTTAAAAAATAAAGACCGGATATTTAAAATAATCAGTCTTTAAAAATCTTAATACAATGCATCATCTATACTATATACCTCTATTATTTTTCGCCAGAATATTGACCTTCTGATTTTATTATTACGCCCTCATTTATGGATTGTATTACAAGAATAAAAATGAATGTCCGGATCTGTTCAAAGGTGCATTCTGAGGAATTTTGAGCAGATAATCAGCAAGAGCAAAAAAAGCATATCGAAAGGAATAAATATCTTATCGACGGATTTGCCAGTTTCA
Coding sequences within it:
- a CDS encoding replication initiation protein — protein: MELLDTGTDDRLVYQHNVITSGRYDYSACMLDILFMVLSCLEKEKLEYTIHTHDIEEITGRKWNYKQLRDATAEIGSRLFEIETPEVYRQLWLFEYVDYMKGTGSFKIKINESAKPYFFDLKNNFTALQLKSVLNCSSKYAKRLYAIARQWRNVGTKRFEIQELKQMLGLIDKKGNEQFERISDFKIKVLDIARKQISENTDIEIDYELKKRGREFYWIILHINSQKFKQLEIDFEKPLKTQKFISKLVMYGFSQEQAELISEKEKEKDFDILITDLNEKIRQRKLKIENSAGYLIGVYQKKGILPVKN
- a CDS encoding ParA family protein, coding for MAKIILTTHQKGGVGKSTLTFNLAANLKESAKVCIIDFDAQGSLYQVRDLSDVPIFLEDQLKEIQNSDFDFIFIDTPPYLSNKLPELCDLADVIIIPTKAGVLDLLAIKSTIDMIEQSGNEEKAVIVFNMVKPNTTLTDEIKDQLNEYNVRVSKNMMSDLVAFSRSVLINGVDNNNKAQKQIDALTKEVLTIAIK